A genomic segment from Desulfovibrio oxyclinae DSM 11498 encodes:
- a CDS encoding M24 family metallopeptidase: MALIEWHSDDQSMCWPELVDLAPESMGIDLKAVRRYRLGRVREQMERYDVNAMILSDAVNIRYATGARNMQVFSSRNAPSRYLLLTQDRSILFEFTGCLHLADGLETIDEVRPSETASFVAAGPNIKEREIEWARKMIALMKELVGPELRVGIERMNAGVAIEMAKNGVQVVDAQEPVEMARCIKSDEEIKCMIASLQATEQATGKMRGAIRPGITENQLWSILHQEIIALNGDYVETRLLSSGARTNPWFQESANKVIGKNELIGFDTDVVGCHGYYSDFSRTFHAGPDAPTEEQRTLYKIAYEQIQHNIGIIKPGMTFREYADKAWDIPEKYHANRYYLSAHGVGMSGEYPYLYHRADFPDAGYDGVIEPNMTLCVESYIGENGGHEGVKLEEQLLVTEHGTKLLTHYPFEEELLR, encoded by the coding sequence ATGGCTCTCATAGAGTGGCATTCGGACGATCAAAGCATGTGCTGGCCGGAGCTGGTGGACCTTGCTCCCGAAAGCATGGGCATCGATCTGAAGGCGGTTCGCCGTTACAGGCTGGGCCGTGTTCGCGAACAGATGGAGCGTTACGACGTGAACGCCATGATCCTGTCCGATGCGGTCAACATCCGCTACGCCACCGGCGCCAGAAATATGCAGGTCTTCTCATCACGCAACGCTCCCTCCCGGTATCTTTTGCTTACGCAGGATAGGAGCATTCTGTTCGAATTCACCGGCTGCCTGCACCTTGCCGACGGCCTTGAGACCATCGACGAAGTGCGCCCCTCGGAGACCGCGAGTTTTGTAGCGGCAGGGCCGAACATCAAGGAGCGCGAGATTGAGTGGGCGCGCAAGATGATCGCGCTCATGAAGGAACTGGTCGGTCCTGAACTGCGTGTGGGCATTGAACGGATGAACGCCGGGGTGGCCATCGAGATGGCAAAGAACGGCGTGCAGGTCGTGGACGCGCAGGAACCGGTGGAGATGGCCCGCTGCATCAAGTCCGACGAGGAGATCAAGTGCATGATCGCCTCGCTTCAGGCCACGGAGCAGGCCACCGGAAAGATGCGCGGTGCGATTCGTCCCGGCATCACCGAGAACCAGCTGTGGTCCATCCTGCATCAGGAAATCATCGCTTTGAACGGAGACTACGTGGAGACGAGGCTCCTGAGCTCCGGCGCGCGTACCAACCCGTGGTTTCAGGAATCCGCCAACAAGGTGATCGGGAAAAACGAGCTGATCGGCTTTGACACCGACGTGGTGGGCTGCCACGGATACTACTCCGACTTTTCCCGCACCTTCCACGCGGGGCCCGACGCTCCCACCGAAGAGCAGCGCACCCTGTACAAGATCGCGTACGAGCAGATCCAGCACAACATCGGCATCATCAAGCCCGGAATGACCTTTCGCGAATACGCCGACAAGGCTTGGGACATCCCGGAAAAATACCACGCCAACCGGTACTATCTTTCCGCTCACGGCGTGGGCATGTCGGGCGAGTACCCCTACCTCTATCATCGCGCCGACTTCCCGGACGCAGGCTACGACGGGGTGATCGAACCGAACATGACGCTGTGCGTCGAGTCTTACATCGGTGAGAACGGTGGGCATGAGGGCGTCAAGCTCGAGGAGCAGCTGCTTGTCACCGAGCATGGCACGAAACTGCTGACGCACTATCCCTTCGAAGAGGAACTGCTGCGGTAG
- a CDS encoding LysR family transcriptional regulator, protein MAAAESGSFSAAGRLLGKAQSGVSTAVANLEIDLGAQLFDRSRKYLTLTDEGEALLRDALGVIRGAQRLKDRALSFCAEEDTHIRIVLDEALHPEFIEQYLRPFEEMFPFTELDIQTGIFNDVEGYVAAGKADLGLLISSGIPKRLEAYKLLSYIPFQAAASRHHPLTQKEGVSVGDLEDERQIVVTSRGEDKDTEVTHFSQKRWLIDSYAACASLVERGLGWAFFPAPLLKSALAKRDILPISLELEIREHASPLYLIRNRNRKLGRAGQWLLRNLGEYQI, encoded by the coding sequence GTGGCTGCCGCTGAATCCGGCTCGTTCTCGGCGGCGGGTCGTCTGTTGGGCAAAGCGCAGTCCGGTGTCAGCACGGCCGTGGCAAACCTTGAAATCGACCTCGGTGCACAGCTTTTCGACAGAAGCCGCAAGTATCTGACGCTCACCGACGAAGGCGAGGCGCTCCTTCGCGACGCGCTCGGGGTCATACGGGGGGCGCAACGACTCAAGGACCGGGCCCTCTCTTTTTGCGCCGAGGAAGACACGCACATCCGCATCGTACTGGACGAGGCGCTACATCCGGAATTCATCGAGCAATACCTCAGACCTTTCGAGGAGATGTTTCCATTCACGGAACTGGATATTCAGACAGGAATCTTCAATGACGTGGAGGGATATGTCGCAGCAGGCAAGGCGGATCTGGGGTTGCTGATCAGTTCCGGCATCCCCAAGCGTCTGGAGGCGTACAAGCTTTTGTCTTACATCCCCTTTCAGGCTGCGGCCTCAAGGCACCACCCGCTCACTCAAAAGGAAGGGGTTTCCGTGGGAGACCTTGAAGACGAACGACAGATCGTCGTCACCAGCCGCGGAGAAGACAAGGATACCGAGGTAACCCACTTCAGCCAGAAGCGCTGGCTCATAGACAGCTACGCCGCCTGCGCCTCGCTGGTGGAGCGCGGCCTCGGCTGGGCGTTCTTTCCAGCTCCGCTGCTCAAGAGCGCGCTGGCAAAACGCGACATCCTGCCCATCTCGCTTGAGCTTGAGATACGCGAACACGCTTCGCCGCTATATCTGATCCGCAACCGCAACAGGAAACTCGGCCGGGCCGGGCAATGGCTGCTTCGCAATCTGGGCGAATATCAAATCTGA
- a CDS encoding OmpA family protein has protein sequence MKNTWFKWLLAAFLCLTLLGCTNLKTNQQKGTAYGAGTGAAVGAILGQAIGKSTQATLLGAGIGTVIGGLTGNQVGKYMDLHEQELRDAVAASEAASVQRDREILRATFKGEAYFDYDESELKPGAYPELKRISDVLIKYPHTTIEVAGHTDIRGSEEYNQRLSERRAQAVADELIRNGVSEQRITTVGYGESRPVSSDHARNRRVEVTIKPIRKS, from the coding sequence ATGAAGAATACATGGTTCAAATGGCTGCTGGCGGCCTTTCTTTGCCTGACACTTCTGGGCTGCACAAACCTGAAGACCAACCAGCAAAAGGGCACCGCTTATGGCGCAGGCACCGGCGCCGCTGTCGGCGCCATCCTCGGGCAGGCCATCGGCAAGAGCACCCAGGCCACGCTTCTCGGAGCCGGGATCGGCACTGTCATCGGCGGACTCACCGGCAATCAGGTGGGCAAGTACATGGACCTGCATGAACAGGAACTGCGGGATGCCGTGGCCGCTTCCGAGGCAGCAAGCGTCCAGAGGGACCGGGAAATCCTCCGGGCCACGTTCAAGGGCGAAGCGTATTTCGACTACGATGAAAGCGAACTCAAGCCCGGGGCGTATCCCGAGTTGAAAAGAATATCCGACGTGCTCATCAAGTACCCGCACACCACGATAGAAGTGGCCGGACACACTGATATTCGTGGCTCGGAAGAGTACAACCAGCGACTGTCCGAAAGACGCGCTCAGGCCGTAGCTGACGAACTCATCCGAAACGGCGTTTCAGAGCAGCGCATCACCACCGTGGGGTACGGCGAGTCGCGTCCCGTTTCTTCGGATCATGCGCGCAACAGACGCGTGGAAGTCACCATCAAGCCGATTCGAAAAAGCTGA
- a CDS encoding malate synthase G: MTQRITTGKLAVDQRLYDTLSPLAEECGIGVESFWAALEQLVEEFGERNSDLLNTREKLQASIDEWHRKHAGKSHDHQAYRTFLEEIGYIVPEGDDFSVTTANVDPEIATIAGPQLVVPVTNARFVLNAANSRWGSLYDALYGSDAIPETDGAEKGAEYNPVRGDKVIAEAAAFLDIAAPLAQGSHADVARYSLSDGGRALGIELADGTETGLADPDRYKGYSGGEEAFSILLENNGLHAEIVVDRNHPVGAGNPSGVSDVILESAMTTILDCEDSVAVVDGPDKALAYANIIGLVRGDLEARFQKGGRIVTRTLNPDREYTAPDGSSFTLSGRSLLLVRNVGHLMTTPAVLLDGQEIPEGILDAFATGLIFKRDITGEETVGNSASGSAYIVKPKMHGPDEVAFTSQLFGRVEELLGLPQTSLKMGIMDEERRTTLNLKECIRQAVDRVIFINTGFLDRTGDEIHTDMEAGPMVPKDAMKAQRWITAYEDWNVDIGLECGLAGKGQIGKGMWPKPDRMREMMDTKAAHPEAGANCAWVPSPTAATLHAMHYHEVNVAERQKQLAGKRRASLDDLLQLPVMTDPISADKVQRELDNNAQGILGYVVRWVEQGVGCSKVPDINDVGLMEDRATLRISSQYVANWLLHGICTEKQVTQTLERMAAVVDKQNQDDPGYRPMSPNFSESVAFQAARDLIFKGRTQPSGYTEPILHARRIEAKEKFGIL; this comes from the coding sequence ATGACCCAACGGATCACCACCGGCAAACTCGCGGTTGACCAACGGCTTTACGACACGCTGTCCCCGCTGGCGGAGGAATGCGGTATCGGCGTGGAGTCCTTTTGGGCCGCACTGGAACAACTCGTGGAGGAATTCGGCGAGCGAAACAGCGACCTGCTGAATACGCGCGAAAAACTTCAGGCGTCCATTGACGAATGGCACCGGAAGCACGCCGGGAAAAGCCACGACCATCAGGCATATCGCACATTTCTTGAGGAAATAGGCTACATCGTCCCGGAAGGCGACGACTTTAGCGTCACCACGGCAAATGTGGACCCTGAAATCGCCACCATCGCCGGACCGCAACTCGTGGTGCCCGTAACCAACGCGCGCTTCGTGCTCAACGCGGCCAACTCCCGCTGGGGCAGCCTGTATGACGCCCTATACGGTTCCGACGCCATCCCCGAAACAGACGGTGCGGAAAAGGGAGCTGAATACAACCCGGTGCGCGGCGACAAGGTGATTGCCGAAGCTGCGGCATTTCTCGACATCGCGGCTCCCCTCGCACAAGGCAGCCACGCGGATGTGGCGCGCTACTCCCTGAGTGACGGCGGCAGGGCCCTTGGCATTGAGCTGGCCGACGGCACGGAAACCGGTCTGGCCGACCCGGATCGCTACAAAGGTTACTCCGGCGGTGAAGAGGCGTTCTCCATTCTGCTCGAAAACAATGGACTGCACGCCGAGATAGTCGTGGACAGGAACCATCCGGTGGGCGCGGGCAACCCTTCCGGCGTCAGCGATGTCATCCTCGAATCCGCCATGACCACCATTCTCGACTGCGAAGACTCCGTCGCCGTAGTGGACGGCCCGGACAAGGCGCTCGCCTATGCCAACATCATCGGTCTTGTCCGCGGCGACCTTGAAGCGCGCTTCCAGAAAGGCGGCAGGATCGTTACCCGCACACTCAATCCCGACAGGGAATACACCGCGCCCGACGGATCCTCCTTCACTCTTTCCGGAAGGAGCCTGCTGCTGGTGCGCAATGTCGGGCACCTCATGACCACCCCGGCCGTACTTCTGGACGGGCAGGAAATTCCCGAAGGCATTCTCGACGCCTTTGCAACGGGTCTCATCTTCAAGCGCGACATCACGGGCGAAGAAACCGTCGGCAACAGCGCATCGGGGAGCGCATACATCGTCAAACCCAAGATGCACGGCCCTGACGAAGTGGCATTCACCTCGCAGCTTTTCGGCCGAGTCGAAGAACTGCTGGGACTGCCGCAGACGAGCCTCAAGATGGGCATCATGGACGAGGAACGCAGGACCACGTTGAACCTCAAGGAGTGCATCCGTCAGGCCGTCGACCGGGTCATTTTCATCAACACCGGCTTTCTGGACCGCACTGGTGACGAGATTCACACCGACATGGAAGCAGGCCCCATGGTTCCCAAGGACGCCATGAAGGCCCAGCGCTGGATCACGGCCTACGAGGACTGGAACGTGGACATCGGCCTCGAATGCGGGCTTGCGGGCAAGGGGCAGATCGGCAAAGGCATGTGGCCCAAACCGGACAGAATGCGCGAGATGATGGACACCAAGGCCGCCCACCCGGAGGCCGGAGCCAACTGCGCCTGGGTGCCTTCCCCCACCGCCGCCACCCTGCACGCCATGCATTATCATGAAGTGAACGTGGCCGAACGCCAGAAACAACTGGCAGGCAAGCGCCGCGCCAGCCTTGACGATCTGCTGCAACTGCCCGTCATGACCGACCCCATCTCCGCGGACAAGGTTCAACGGGAACTGGACAACAACGCACAGGGCATCCTCGGCTACGTGGTGCGCTGGGTCGAACAGGGCGTCGGCTGCTCCAAAGTGCCCGACATCAATGATGTGGGCCTCATGGAAGACCGCGCCACGCTGCGCATCTCAAGCCAGTACGTTGCCAACTGGCTGCTGCACGGCATCTGCACCGAAAAGCAGGTCACGCAGACCCTTGAACGCATGGCAGCCGTCGTGGACAAGCAGAATCAGGACGATCCGGGCTATCGCCCCATGTCTCCGAACTTCTCCGAAAGCGTCGCCTTCCAGGCCGCCCGCGACCTCATCTTCAAGGGCCGCACACAACCGTCGGGATACACGGAACCGATTCTCCACGCACGACGCATCGAGGCGAAAGAGAAATTCGGCATTCTGTAA
- a CDS encoding molybdopterin dinucleotide binding domain-containing protein, with protein MILITGSRFMPMYHSEQRQIEKARKKVPDPLLSIHPDTATGLGLAEGDWAVITSPHGSIRQRVHITDTMHPKMVDAQHSWWFPERNEKLPELFGVFESNTNMLCPDAPEF; from the coding sequence TTGATTCTCATCACCGGCAGTCGGTTCATGCCCATGTATCATTCCGAACAGCGGCAGATCGAAAAAGCACGTAAAAAAGTACCTGATCCGCTGCTCTCCATCCATCCGGATACTGCCACCGGGCTTGGCCTGGCCGAGGGTGACTGGGCCGTGATTACCTCACCTCACGGTTCCATACGTCAGCGCGTCCACATCACCGACACCATGCATCCGAAGATGGTGGACGCCCAACACTCCTGGTGGTTCCCGGAGCGCAATGAAAAGCTACCCGAACTGTTTGGGGTCTTTGAGTCGAACACGAACATGCTCTGTCCTGACGCGCCGGAATTCTGA
- a CDS encoding adenylosuccinate synthase — MANVVVFGSQWGDEGKGKIVDMLAEKASAIVRFQGGNNAGHTLVVGGEKCILHLIPSGVLHPGKKCLIGNGVVLDPKVFCEEIDKLAARGLDVSPSRMMISKKTHVIMPYHCVMDAARESTKSDSKKIGTTGRGIGPCYEDKMHRCGIRAADFQDKVLLREKIKRGLEEKNVLLQHLYGVEPLDADDIYEDILPYAERLVPYLGDVSTAIQKINEKGGRVLYEGAQGTHLDIDHGTYPFVTSSNTVTANAATGSGSSPRDLDRIIAIVKAYTTRVGGGPFPTELFDEVGNFMQEQGGEYGATTGRRRRCGWLDLVVLRESVRLNGPTELAITKLDVLSGLKELKICTGYKYNDEIVNYPPQEQNGMANVEPVYEILPGWDEDITKAKSWDDLPLNAKKYLERIQELTGVTVGLVSVGPDREQTF; from the coding sequence ATGGCTAACGTAGTGGTTTTCGGCTCCCAGTGGGGGGACGAGGGCAAGGGGAAGATCGTGGACATGCTCGCGGAGAAGGCTTCCGCGATCGTCCGCTTCCAGGGCGGCAACAACGCCGGACACACGCTGGTGGTCGGCGGCGAGAAGTGCATCCTGCACCTTATCCCTTCCGGCGTGCTGCATCCGGGCAAGAAATGCCTCATCGGTAACGGCGTCGTGCTGGATCCCAAGGTTTTTTGCGAGGAAATCGACAAACTCGCCGCACGCGGCCTGGATGTCTCTCCCTCGCGTATGATGATTTCCAAGAAGACGCATGTGATCATGCCGTATCATTGCGTCATGGACGCGGCTCGCGAATCCACCAAATCCGACAGCAAAAAGATCGGCACCACCGGGCGCGGCATCGGTCCCTGCTACGAGGACAAGATGCATCGCTGCGGCATCCGTGCCGCTGATTTTCAGGACAAGGTGCTGCTGCGTGAAAAGATCAAGCGCGGACTCGAAGAAAAGAACGTTCTTCTCCAGCACCTTTACGGGGTTGAGCCGCTTGATGCGGATGATATTTACGAAGACATCCTGCCGTACGCCGAACGTCTCGTTCCGTATCTGGGCGATGTCTCCACCGCCATCCAGAAGATAAACGAAAAAGGCGGCCGGGTCCTTTACGAAGGCGCACAGGGCACACATCTGGACATCGATCACGGCACCTATCCGTTCGTGACCTCCAGCAACACCGTGACCGCCAACGCGGCCACGGGCTCGGGAAGCTCCCCGCGCGATCTCGACCGCATTATCGCCATTGTCAAAGCGTACACCACGCGTGTCGGCGGCGGACCGTTCCCCACCGAACTTTTTGACGAAGTGGGCAACTTCATGCAGGAGCAGGGCGGCGAATACGGCGCCACCACTGGCCGTCGCCGTCGCTGTGGTTGGCTCGATCTGGTGGTGCTGCGTGAATCCGTGCGTCTCAACGGTCCCACCGAGCTGGCCATCACCAAGCTAGACGTGCTTTCCGGGCTCAAGGAACTCAAGATCTGCACCGGGTACAAGTACAACGACGAGATCGTTAATTATCCGCCGCAGGAGCAGAACGGCATGGCCAACGTGGAACCTGTCTACGAAATCCTGCCCGGTTGGGATGAAGACATCACCAAGGCCAAGAGCTGGGACGACCTGCCGCTGAACGCCAAGAAGTACCTGGAGCGCATTCAGGAACTCACCGGTGTGACCGTGGGACTGGTGTCCGTCGGCCCCGACCGTGAACAGACCTTTTAG
- a CDS encoding methyl-accepting chemotaxis protein: MKRFCDWKMQTKILAIFGGTAVIILAGLLGYFLPVTGNALMQEKRIATRSVVDVAYTLIEGYANMASSGEITEQEAKQAAMNSVRSLRYSGNEYFWIQGMDGKMIMHPIKPDLDGTQVIGLKDENGKSFFREMVEVAKSEGSGFVDYVWPKPGKKQPVPKVSFVKNYQPWGWIVGSGIYVDDVEEQMNGLRLKIIIPSIVVIALVLLIVVMVVRGMVGPLQSAVAAARRLAKGDLTVEIPKGCRDESGQLADAMRGMVSELRDVVASVQEASENMTAGNEELASASMELSQGANTQASAVEQVSSSMEQMTSSISQNAENARETDSIAVKAASDTEKGGEAVRKTVEAMNQIAEKILIVEEIARQTNLLALNAAIEAARAGEHGKGFAVVAAEVRKLAERSGQAAAEISELSTSSVAVAEEAGDLLSKIVPDIQRTSELIQEISTASDEQTSGAEQVNSGIQELNKVVQQNASASQEVASTAEELSSQAEQLQESIGFFKVASGSKEQSRYAKPAKKQAKKKPQAKSAGKAKPLPSSGNTPKKKPKDSNDGGGGGSTDSGAMINLDDDEFERF, translated from the coding sequence ATGAAACGATTTTGCGACTGGAAGATGCAAACGAAGATTCTTGCTATCTTTGGCGGAACGGCAGTGATAATCCTTGCCGGGCTCCTCGGTTACTTCCTGCCTGTAACCGGCAACGCTCTCATGCAGGAAAAGCGCATTGCAACCAGAAGTGTGGTGGATGTGGCTTACACCCTCATTGAAGGGTACGCCAACATGGCTTCCTCCGGAGAGATAACCGAGCAGGAAGCCAAGCAGGCAGCCATGAATTCCGTACGCTCGCTTCGCTATTCCGGGAATGAATATTTTTGGATTCAGGGTATGGACGGAAAGATGATCATGCACCCCATCAAGCCGGATCTCGATGGGACGCAGGTTATCGGTCTCAAGGACGAAAACGGCAAGTCGTTCTTCAGGGAAATGGTTGAGGTTGCCAAGAGCGAAGGCTCCGGCTTTGTCGATTACGTCTGGCCCAAACCCGGCAAGAAGCAGCCTGTTCCCAAGGTTTCTTTCGTGAAGAATTACCAGCCATGGGGCTGGATCGTAGGCTCCGGGATTTACGTGGATGATGTCGAGGAGCAGATGAATGGATTGCGTCTGAAGATCATCATCCCTTCCATCGTCGTGATCGCGTTGGTCCTTTTGATCGTGGTCATGGTCGTCAGAGGCATGGTCGGCCCCCTCCAGTCCGCGGTTGCAGCCGCCCGCAGGCTCGCAAAGGGTGATCTCACCGTCGAAATCCCCAAGGGGTGTCGTGATGAATCGGGGCAACTGGCCGATGCAATGCGTGGCATGGTCAGCGAGCTTCGTGATGTCGTGGCCTCGGTTCAGGAAGCCAGTGAGAACATGACCGCGGGCAACGAAGAGCTCGCATCGGCATCTATGGAACTGTCACAGGGTGCGAACACGCAGGCTTCCGCCGTGGAGCAGGTTTCCTCGTCCATGGAGCAGATGACTTCCAGTATCAGCCAGAACGCCGAGAACGCTCGGGAGACGGACTCCATTGCAGTGAAGGCGGCCTCTGATACCGAAAAGGGCGGCGAGGCCGTCCGGAAGACCGTCGAGGCCATGAACCAGATCGCGGAAAAAATTCTCATAGTCGAGGAAATAGCTCGACAGACCAACCTGCTTGCTCTCAATGCGGCCATCGAAGCAGCCAGAGCTGGTGAGCATGGCAAGGGGTTCGCCGTGGTTGCGGCGGAAGTCCGAAAGCTCGCCGAACGTTCCGGGCAGGCGGCTGCCGAAATCAGCGAACTCTCCACTTCAAGCGTTGCCGTGGCAGAGGAAGCCGGCGACCTGCTCTCGAAGATCGTGCCGGATATTCAGCGGACCTCGGAACTCATTCAGGAGATATCCACTGCCAGCGATGAGCAGACTTCAGGGGCCGAGCAGGTCAACTCCGGCATTCAGGAACTGAACAAGGTCGTGCAGCAGAATGCTTCTGCTTCTCAGGAAGTTGCCTCAACCGCCGAGGAGCTTTCGAGTCAGGCCGAACAGCTGCAGGAAAGCATAGGCTTTTTCAAGGTTGCCAGCGGCAGCAAGGAGCAGAGCCGTTACGCAAAGCCCGCAAAGAAGCAAGCCAAGAAGAAGCCGCAGGCAAAGTCCGCAGGCAAGGCAAAGCCGCTGCCTTCTTCCGGGAATACTCCCAAGAAGAAGCCCAAGGATTCCAACGATGGCGGGGGCGGTGGCAGCACCGACTCCGGAGCCATGATCAATCTGGATGACGACGAGTTCGAACGCTTTTGA
- a CDS encoding AICARFT/IMPCHase bienzyme formylation region produces the protein MSDLKKMYRTLQQDPFPEEMTIELGGQKMAFRKRTWEIDGETKGLRYGENPDQPAALFEPVEGELEIGGVKLRGPGQGLVCALTEQHMLQAGKHPGKINLTDVDNGLNILQYLSAKPAAVILKHNNPCGAAWTDEGLATALDRAFKADRIAAFGGAIVVNRKLDKATAEIVNSAYFEVVAAPAYDADALELLKSKKNLRILQIPGIEELEKLAGQPFLDIKSLMDGGMVLQFSFCNRILAKEDFISASAEKDGNAFTARTPDAREADDLLFAWAVEAGVTSNSVLFVKDGATVAVGTGEQDRVGCVLLAIGKAYTKHSDLLAFEKTGKSLFELKLAAKEDDSLAATLKQIEKQTEEERGGLPGSVAVSDGFFPFRDGVDLCIEQGVSAIAQPGGSIRDHEIIQAVNEATPQVAMVFTGQRSFKH, from the coding sequence ATGAGCGATCTCAAGAAAATGTACCGGACCCTTCAGCAGGACCCGTTTCCCGAAGAAATGACCATTGAGCTCGGAGGGCAGAAAATGGCCTTCCGCAAGCGCACGTGGGAGATCGACGGTGAGACCAAGGGCCTGCGCTATGGAGAAAACCCCGACCAGCCCGCCGCTCTTTTCGAGCCGGTCGAAGGCGAACTGGAAATCGGCGGCGTCAAGCTGCGCGGCCCCGGACAGGGCCTTGTTTGCGCCCTGACCGAGCAGCACATGCTTCAGGCAGGAAAGCATCCCGGCAAAATCAATCTGACCGATGTGGATAACGGCCTGAACATTCTTCAGTATCTTTCCGCAAAGCCCGCAGCGGTCATCCTCAAGCACAACAACCCGTGCGGCGCCGCATGGACCGATGAAGGTCTCGCCACCGCGCTGGACCGCGCCTTCAAGGCCGACCGCATTGCGGCATTCGGCGGAGCCATCGTCGTGAACCGCAAGCTGGACAAGGCCACCGCAGAGATTGTCAACTCCGCCTACTTCGAAGTTGTCGCCGCCCCGGCCTACGATGCCGATGCTCTCGAACTGCTCAAGAGCAAAAAGAACCTGCGCATTCTTCAGATTCCGGGAATCGAAGAACTTGAAAAGCTCGCAGGCCAGCCCTTCCTCGACATCAAGTCCCTTATGGACGGCGGCATGGTGCTTCAGTTCTCGTTCTGCAACCGCATCCTCGCCAAGGAAGACTTCATTTCCGCCAGCGCAGAGAAGGACGGCAACGCCTTCACCGCTCGCACTCCGGATGCCCGCGAGGCAGATGACCTGCTCTTCGCATGGGCAGTGGAAGCCGGCGTGACCTCCAACTCCGTGCTGTTCGTCAAGGACGGCGCCACGGTGGCGGTCGGGACCGGAGAACAGGACCGTGTCGGCTGCGTCCTCCTCGCCATTGGCAAAGCGTACACCAAGCACTCCGACCTGCTCGCCTTCGAAAAGACCGGCAAAAGCCTTTTCGAGCTCAAACTGGCAGCCAAGGAAGACGACTCCCTTGCCGCCACCCTGAAACAGATCGAAAAACAGACTGAGGAAGAACGCGGTGGCCTCCCCGGCTCCGTAGCTGTTTCAGACGGTTTCTTCCCCTTCCGCGACGGCGTGGACCTGTGCATTGAACAGGGCGTCAGCGCCATCGCCCAACCCGGCGGCTCCATCCGCGACCACGAGATCATTCAGGCCGTCAACGAGGCCACCCCGCAGGTCGCCATGGTCTTCACCGGCCAGCGCAGCTTCAAGCACTAG
- a CDS encoding ArsR/SmtB family transcription factor, which produces MKEHETERLAGYCKALGHPTRVLILRKLIEINRCTCGSIVDELPLAQSTVSAHLKVLRESGLIHGEIEGPKTCYCVNPEAISDMGTLMQALGER; this is translated from the coding sequence ATGAAAGAACACGAAACGGAACGTCTGGCCGGATACTGCAAGGCACTGGGCCACCCCACGCGGGTGCTCATCCTTCGCAAGCTCATCGAAATCAATCGCTGCACCTGCGGCAGTATCGTGGATGAACTGCCGCTGGCCCAGTCCACCGTAAGCGCGCACTTAAAGGTCCTGCGAGAATCCGGACTGATCCACGGCGAAATCGAAGGCCCCAAGACCTGCTACTGCGTCAACCCCGAAGCCATTTCCGATATGGGGACCCTGATGCAAGCGCTCGGAGAACGATAA